GCAAAATTTCATGACATCATCATGGCCCTTTTGAAATGCTTCGCCTTTCGGCCCCGGGAAATTAGCAATGATCATTCCGCACAAATGGCATTCATCACTATTTTCAATTGCCACTGCTTGTTTGAGCATTTTTTCTTGAGGATCCTCGCCACAACCCATAAGCAACAAAGAGAGGGCTAGGCTGGTGACTATTTTCCATTGCGTGGATATTTTTTGTGACATGTATAATCTCGCTTATAACGTTTTTTTTCTGAAAATGAGTAAAGCCACTGATAGCGGTAGAAGGATCCAAGCCAGCATCACAAGCAAAAGCGTGCTGGTGGAGTAACTGCTGTTGATCGCCACAGCTAATACGCCATTAACATCGGTGCTGTTCAATGACGATAAGTTTATTAATCGGAATAAATCGGCTGGGTTGAACATCATCACCTGAACTAACGCGTGCTGAGTCAGTAGCTCACTTCCTCCTACGAGCACGCCAAGCAGTACTAAGTCAAAAATAAGCACGAAAAACAGCCATAGGATGAGGGAAATACCTGCCGCTTTTGATTTTTCTGAAACCAACAGACTGGTTAAGTAAGCCAAGGTAATGAAGCACAAACCAAGCAGAGTGGAAGTGAGAATAAAGAGCCCAAATGATGACGCAACTTCAGCGGTATCAAGGGTAAAGGCGAGTAGGACTCCTGCACTACCAAAGCCTAAAACAGTGGCAAGCGTGATGATGAAACCTTGGCCGAGAAACTTGCCAAATAGCAATTGTCCATGACTGATCGGGTAGGTCATCAGCAGCAATAGCGTGCCAGACTCTTGTTCTCCGACGAAGCTGTCGTAGCAAAGTAGTAGGGCAATCAACGGGATGATGAATACCGACAAGCTCGATAAACTTGCGATAGTCGATGAGAGTGACGGCGGACCAATATGTCCAGACGCAACACTGCCATAATAGCTTAGTCCAACCGACAACAGCGCGAAAATAAAGGTAATCGAGACAAACCAGCGATTACGTAAACCATCTTGGAACTCTTTTAATGCGACCGCAATGATGGGATTCATATTATTGATCCTCCTTGCTGCGTGAGTGATCGTGTTCTACAGCGTCAGAGGTTGTGCTTAAAAAGTGCTGGTAGATCTGTTCTAAGTTGGCCGGTTCCACATGAATATCACTGAGAGTGTCGTAACGCATCAACTCTTTGATTGCCGATATTTTATGTTTCTCTGGAATATGGAGTTGATTATCCGTCACCATAAATCCGGTTAATTGCTCATTGCTAGCAAGTGCCCCGTTAATGCCATGCGTTTTGATGACCACTGGGAGATTGGCTTGAAGCCGTAATTCGGCCAGTGTGCCTTCTGCGATACACTGCCCACGAGCTAAGATCATCGCTCTATCAATGTGTTGTTCAACGCCGGGCAGCACATGCGAACACAAGATAATACTGGCACCACTTTTTTTGAGTTGATCGACGCTGGTATAAAACTCTTGGGTTGCAATTGGATCAAGTCCTACGGTTGGTTCATCAAGCAACAGCAGTTTAGGTTCACCTAAAAAAGCTTGCGCGAGTCCGAGGCGCTGCCGCATCCCTTTTGAGTAGGTTTTCACTTGGCGGTGCATAGCATCACTTAAACCGACCTTTTTTAGCAAGGGTTGGATCTGGTCGGAAGACGCAGATTTCAAGCGAGAAAAATAGGTGAGCACTTCCAGCCCGGTCAATTGGTCATAAAAGCTGACATTTTCAGGCAAATAGCCGATATGTTTACGACTATGCCAAGCTTGGTTACTTTTAGGATCAACCCCAAAGACTGAAAGCTTACCTTGGGTTAACGTAATAACACCGAGAATGAGCTTCATCATGGTGGTTTTTCCCGCACCATTGTGCCCAAATAGCCCCAATACTTCACCGCGTTCTAAGGTCAAATTAATGCCATTGAGAGCATGCAGTTGTTTGTACTGCTTGGTTACTTGTTCGAGTTGTACAACCGGTCCGTTCATGAATGATTTCCTATTCCGTCGATGAGAGGAGAAGTTACGTTGACGGGATTGTTGAGTCGTTGTGTCGAGTTTTCTGATTGAGGTTCTTGCTCTGAATCTGGAGACATAAGCGGGTGCGAATCTTTAACACCTGCGGGCTTTAATACTGGGAATTGCTTTTGGATCCAACGCAGCATGAGTACGGCGGGGCTGTCTAGCAGTACTTTTGATTCAGGGTATTTCCAAACCATTTTGTCGATACCATCATTTGGCTCAAAAGGCGTATCACCGATGTTGTTATTATCAAGATCCCAACCAAGATAGTTACTCCAGTAGTTGCCAATACCATTTTGACTCCATTCTTGCTCTTGGTTGGATACGTACTTCACTTGAACGGGATTGTTGATAAATTGGTTGCCAAAAATTTTGCCATTTTCCGACCCCGCAGTGAGGTGGATGCCTATCTCTGCGGTATCGATGGTGTTATAGCTAATGGTGTTATAGGCAGAGTTATAAACAAACAACCCTTTGCCTTCGCGCCCAATGACTTTATTTTCAGGTCGAGTCCAAACATTCTTTATTTGGTTGTGGCTAATTGTGGATGAGGTGATGAAGTTCATTAACATGCCGTAGTCTTCACTGTCTCGGCTGGTGTTATTTTCCACGGTCAACAAGCGAGAACTCATTAGCGCATAGCCTGCTCGTGTGTTGTAAGCGGTGTTGTTCAATACTCGATTATTATGTGAATACATATAGTGAACGCCATAACGAAGATCGTGCATGGTGTTTCCACGTAACTCGCTCTCTTGGCTTGAAATGATGTAGAGCCCATCTCGGGTATTGCTGATGTCATTACCGATCACGAGCGCTGTTTTTACGGCTGAGAGTTGAATACCATTTCCGCGATCCGCAGAGCGCAAAGCAGGGTTGCCTACTACGGTATTTTTTTCGATAAGCAGATCATTGGCGCGTTGCAGCCAAAGCCCAAATCCATCGCCTGTTAATTGATTATTTCGGATGACGATGTTGTTCGCTTGATCTAAATAGATCCCTGCGTTTTGTTCGGTTAAATCATCTCCCCAATTAATGATGGTCAGGTTCTCAACCGTTGTATTTGAAGTATTGAGTGTTAAGGCATTTCCCACTCCATTAGCGTCAATTATCGCACCTTGCTCGCCACGAATATTAATGCCATTGCGGACATTGAAATTACCAGAATAGGTGCCAGGCTGGATTAAAACGGTATCGCCATCTTGGGTATTATCCAATGCGAATTGAAGGCTTTCACCTTGATTGACGGTGAATACCGCAGCAAAAAGTGCGGAGTGGAAAAGACTAAAAATGACAGCAATAAGCCCGCTTTTAATATTCAATCGCCACCTTCTTCTTTGATTGATAGGGTTTTCTTTTATTAAGATTGATACATTCTTGCGTCATGACTTCACTCATTAGCATCGCCTGTTCGTGAACATGGCTGATAAGGTTCCTTCACATTATCTGAAGGAACCTATCTAGACGATGGGATATGTCACTCAGTTTTGGGTGTTAAACCCTGTCGTCGTGTCGCACGTAAACCGCCTATAATTGTGTCTATGCTTCAACGAGCATACGACCACGCATCTCCATATGTAGAGCGTGACAGAACCAGTTACAGTAGTACCACTGAACGCCGGGTTTATTGGCTGTAAAGGTGATCGAAGCGGTCGCTTGTGGACCAATTTCCATCTGTACGCCATGGTTCGTCATACAGAAACCGTGGGTAACATCTTCCACCATATCGAGGTTGGTTACGATAACGGTTACCTCATCACCAAGCTTCACTCTGAATTCATTCATACCGAAAGTCGGTGCGATTGAGGTCATGTAAACGCGCACTTTATTACCATCACGGATGACTTTATTTTGGGTCATCACATCAACCCCATCTTTCTTCGCGATAGCAAGTGTCTCGGCAAAGATAGAATCATCACGCGTCCACAGTTTATTTGGTTTCACTTTACTGCGGTGAACGATCATACAGTCGTGTGGTTCCGCAAAAGTAGGACCATCGTGAATGAGCTTCATTTCATCGCCTGAAATATCAATTAACTGATCGTTTTCTGGACGCAATGGGCCTACTGGTAAGAATCTATCTTTAGAGAACTTACATAGCGAGATTAACCATTTGCCATCCGCATCACGAGTTTCACCTTGTGAAGTATGGTTGTGACCGGGTTGGTAGTGGACATCCAGTTTCTGGCGAATATAGTTAACCTTGTCACCGTTGTAAGCTTTGATTGCGTCTTCAACACTCCATTTTGCAATTTGGCTATCTAGGAAAAGAGTGGTGTAGGCAAAACCTTTGTTATCAAACGCAGTATGAAGTGGACCTAAACCAAGTTCCGGCTCTGCCACAATGGTGTCACGCGGCTTGATAGAGTTTGAGAATAGGCTATCGAGTTTAGCGATAGAAATGACCGATACCGTTGGAGATAGTTTCCCGTTAGCAACAAAGTATTCGCCGCTTGGAGAAGTATTAAGGCCATGCGGTGATTTTGGAACAGGGATATAGCGCGTCAGATCAGAGCCTTTACGGCCATCTAAAACAGGAACGTCGTTACCGTTGTATGTTTTAAAGTTGCCTGCTTTCAGTGCTGCTTCACAACGTTCAAGGCTGAATACCACAACATGGTCACGTTCAGCCGTGATCATCTCCCCAAGGTTCATGCCCATTTCAGAGTTGTAACAGGTAGAAGCGAAGTATTTACCGTCATAATCGGCATCGGTGTTATCTAAGTTACCGTCAACCATGACTTGGAAAGCGACTTCCATTTTCTCAGCATCAATGACATTAAAGAGTGAACGATAGGTGCTGATGTCATCAAGCGTTGTTTTGCCATCGTTATTCATTGGTATTTCAAATTCACCATTACAAATAACGTATTTAGTCTGTGGTACTTTTTGAACACGTAATCCGTGAATCGCTTGAACATTCGGAATGGTGAGCATTTTGTCACATTTCATCACGTCACAGCGAATACGAGCAACACGTGAATTGGCTTTATCGTTAATGAAGACATATTTACCGTTATAACGACCATCCGTCATACTCATATGGGGGTGATGGGAGTCGCCCGCTAGAATGTGTGCGCTGTCGCCTTTAATACGCTTACTTTCATCTGTTAAGCCCCAACCTGTTGCACTATCAACGTTGAATACTGGAATTCGCATAAGTTCGCGCATTGATGGCAAGCCCAGAATACGAACTTCACCTGAGTGACCACCACTCCAGAAGCCGTAATACTCATCAAGGTCTCCAGGGTGAACGACTGCGCTGTTGCTGATTTCAGATGCTTGAGCTTTTGCCATTGATGCAAACATGGCTGCCGTCATTGGCGCAGCGGCAACGCCTAAACCTATTGCGGCACTTTTACCGAAAAACTTACGACGTTCGCTGTTTTCGGGGTGATTGTCTTGATCGATATTGGTCTTGTCATCACTCATGGTGGATCTCCATATTATGGTTGTAGGTCGCTAATTGTTTAGGCAGTCACATGAATTAGCTGCATGTCATTAGATGATTGACTGTTATAGTTGAGTTACTGGAATATCATTTTTGCTGGCTTTTCTCTTCTTGTAGGCCAGTTTTTTCAATGGAGGACATTTTTCCTCATTTGAATAGGTGATTTGGCAATCTAAACAGTAGTGGCATTCACGCATGTTGATCACTCCAT
Above is a window of Vibrio cortegadensis DNA encoding:
- the nosZ gene encoding TAT-dependent nitrous-oxide reductase, whose protein sequence is MSDDKTNIDQDNHPENSERRKFFGKSAAIGLGVAAAPMTAAMFASMAKAQASEISNSAVVHPGDLDEYYGFWSGGHSGEVRILGLPSMRELMRIPVFNVDSATGWGLTDESKRIKGDSAHILAGDSHHPHMSMTDGRYNGKYVFINDKANSRVARIRCDVMKCDKMLTIPNVQAIHGLRVQKVPQTKYVICNGEFEIPMNNDGKTTLDDISTYRSLFNVIDAEKMEVAFQVMVDGNLDNTDADYDGKYFASTCYNSEMGMNLGEMITAERDHVVVFSLERCEAALKAGNFKTYNGNDVPVLDGRKGSDLTRYIPVPKSPHGLNTSPSGEYFVANGKLSPTVSVISIAKLDSLFSNSIKPRDTIVAEPELGLGPLHTAFDNKGFAYTTLFLDSQIAKWSVEDAIKAYNGDKVNYIRQKLDVHYQPGHNHTSQGETRDADGKWLISLCKFSKDRFLPVGPLRPENDQLIDISGDEMKLIHDGPTFAEPHDCMIVHRSKVKPNKLWTRDDSIFAETLAIAKKDGVDVMTQNKVIRDGNKVRVYMTSIAPTFGMNEFRVKLGDEVTVIVTNLDMVEDVTHGFCMTNHGVQMEIGPQATASITFTANKPGVQWYYCNWFCHALHMEMRGRMLVEA
- a CDS encoding ABC transporter ATP-binding protein produces the protein MNGPVVQLEQVTKQYKQLHALNGINLTLERGEVLGLFGHNGAGKTTMMKLILGVITLTQGKLSVFGVDPKSNQAWHSRKHIGYLPENVSFYDQLTGLEVLTYFSRLKSASSDQIQPLLKKVGLSDAMHRQVKTYSKGMRQRLGLAQAFLGEPKLLLLDEPTVGLDPIATQEFYTSVDQLKKSGASIILCSHVLPGVEQHIDRAMILARGQCIAEGTLAELRLQANLPVVIKTHGINGALASNEQLTGFMVTDNQLHIPEKHKISAIKELMRYDTLSDIHVEPANLEQIYQHFLSTTSDAVEHDHSRSKEDQ
- a CDS encoding ABC transporter permease; translation: MNPIIAVALKEFQDGLRNRWFVSITFIFALLSVGLSYYGSVASGHIGPPSLSSTIASLSSLSVFIIPLIALLLCYDSFVGEQESGTLLLLMTYPISHGQLLFGKFLGQGFIITLATVLGFGSAGVLLAFTLDTAEVASSFGLFILTSTLLGLCFITLAYLTSLLVSEKSKAAGISLILWLFFVLIFDLVLLGVLVGGSELLTQHALVQVMMFNPADLFRLINLSSLNSTDVNGVLAVAINSSYSTSTLLLVMLAWILLPLSVALLIFRKKTL
- a CDS encoding nitrous oxide reductase family maturation protein NosD, producing the protein MNIKSGLIAVIFSLFHSALFAAVFTVNQGESLQFALDNTQDGDTVLIQPGTYSGNFNVRNGINIRGEQGAIIDANGVGNALTLNTSNTTVENLTIINWGDDLTEQNAGIYLDQANNIVIRNNQLTGDGFGLWLQRANDLLIEKNTVVGNPALRSADRGNGIQLSAVKTALVIGNDISNTRDGLYIISSQESELRGNTMHDLRYGVHYMYSHNNRVLNNTAYNTRAGYALMSSRLLTVENNTSRDSEDYGMLMNFITSSTISHNQIKNVWTRPENKVIGREGKGLFVYNSAYNTISYNTIDTAEIGIHLTAGSENGKIFGNQFINNPVQVKYVSNQEQEWSQNGIGNYWSNYLGWDLDNNNIGDTPFEPNDGIDKMVWKYPESKVLLDSPAVLMLRWIQKQFPVLKPAGVKDSHPLMSPDSEQEPQSENSTQRLNNPVNVTSPLIDGIGNHS